One Pseudorasbora parva isolate DD20220531a chromosome 8, ASM2467924v1, whole genome shotgun sequence DNA window includes the following coding sequences:
- the rflnb gene encoding refilin B → MVGRLNLRNVSDDDPLDMNFKADRPLDSPDSGLPPSPSPSVWLLQGTGAGTPITEDDSRGTAVAPNNRQLHALSYGEGIELDPLPLKEIRYTSSVRYDSDRHFIQDVTLQPKGLGLEMCSQTVLALPQSTWRHYKTQLEFLPRQRVQRYQSTTIVYPKHTRTFYTTQLNYDGHKLTKRFFSAVELQASDCKAGL, encoded by the exons ATGGTGGGAAGACTGAACTTGCGGAATGTGTCTGACGACGATCCACTGGATATGAATTTCAAAGCTGATCGGCCGCTGGACAGTCCGGACTCCGGTCTGCCTCCGAGTCCGAGCCCGAGCGTCTGGTTACTGCAGGGCACTGGGGCTGGAACCCCGATTACAGAAGACGACAGCAGAGGGACAGCTGTG GCTCCTAATAATCGGCAATTGCATGCTTTGTCCTATGGTGAAGGAATTGAACTTGACCCTCTGCCACTAAAAGAAATAAg atACACATCTTCAGTGCGttatgattcagatcgccactTCATCCAGGATGTGACCCTGCAGCCTAAGGGTTTGGGTCTGGAGATGTGCAGCCAGACAGTGTTGGCCCTGCCTCAGAGCACCTGGAGACATTACAAGACCCAGCTGGAGTTTCTGCCCCGTCAGCGTGTACAGCGCTACCAGAGCACCACCATTGTGTACCCCAAACACACCCGGACCTTCTACACCACCCAGCTCAATTATGATGGGCACAAGTTGACCAAGCGTTTCTTCTCTGCTGTAGAGCTGCAGGCTTCTGATTGCAAGGCTGGTCTTTGA
- the exo5 gene encoding exonuclease V isoform X1, which produces MMDASGSQQLLDDWDDISDSEFLNIPLEQQNIDPQLPLSNETDSKHSVDFDSPSVSTSSLYNHNEEAMGQETVKTRGLKRKSLHENSFSPMQRFLKQHLSVTLLCDQSWCEMKTVYSLLKPYLKRKDLQRTEVKIGKDIHLSRELEIQDVVPINILTREDAEAIKLLNMLHMIPRLESGERVREFPVFGLQEGVFVMGVIDELMYNQKGELVLHELKTRKHNSMPSSAQDKVNCFQVALYKLLFDGLVRGEVKKDHVLNQLKLRSTQVLGAGVQAHAKSIGVQVTTFEELVDALLITVSCSDLPCVDLLQLEYYHQGSSGPIGTRVAPYNEAQLRAELQHYLAYWTGQREPKGVDIEEAWKCRSCLYEQTCDWIKKGSQVSDQQAAHASSCS; this is translated from the exons ATG ATGGATGCTTCTGGATCACAACAACTGCTCGATGACTGGGATGACATTAGCGACTCAGAATTTCTCAACATCCCTTTAGAGCAACAAAACATCG ATCCCCAGCTTCCCCTCAGTAATGAAACTGATAGTAAACACTCAGTGGACTTTGACAGCCCCAGTGTGTCCACTTCTTCGCTGTACAA CCATAACGAAGAGGCAATGGGGCAAGAAACAGTAAAAACGAGGGGTTTAAAGAGAAAGAGCCTCCATGAAAACAGCTTCAGCCCAATGCAACGCTTCCTCAAGCAGCATCTGAGTGTGACCCTTCTGTGTGACCAGTCTTGGTGTGAGATGAAGACTGTCTACAGTCTTTTGAAGCCATATCTCAAAAGAAAAGATCTGCAACGCACTGAGGTGAAAATCGGAAAAGATATACATTTATCAAGAG AACTGGAGATACAGGACGTTGTCCCTATAAATATCCTGACTAGAGAGGATGCAGAAGCCATCAAACTTCTCAACATGTTACACATGATTCCACGGTTAGAATCAG GGGAACGTGTGCGAGAGTTCCCAGTGTTTGGTTTGCAGGAAGGTGTTTTTGTCATGGGGGTCATAGATGAACTGATGTATAACCAGAAGGGGGAGCTGGTCCTACATGAGCTCAAgacacgcaaacacaactccaTGCCTAGTTCTGCACAAGATAAAGTCAACTGCTTTCAG GTGGCcctgtataaattgctatttgATGGACTGGTCAGAGGGGAAGTGAAAAAAGACCATGTTTTAAATCAACTTAAACTGCGTTCAACTCAAGTGCTTGGAGCAGGAGTCCAGGCCCATGCTAAAAGCATTGGGGTTCAGGTGACTACCTTTGAGGAACTGGTTGATGCCCTACTAATAACTGTGTCATGTTCTGATCTTCCATGCGTTGACCTGCTTCAGCTTGAATACTATCATCAAGGCTCTAGTGGACCCATTGGGACCAGAGTTGCTCCTTACAATGAAGCCCAGCTGCGGGCAGAGCTTCAGCATTATCTGGCCTACTGGACAGGCCAGAGGGAACCTAAAGGGGTGGACATAGAGGAGGCCTGGAAGTGCAGATCATGCCTGTATGAACAGACTTGCGATTGGATAAAGAAAGGATCACAAGTATCTGACCAACAAGCGGCTCATGCTAGCTCCTGCTCATGA
- the exo5 gene encoding exonuclease V isoform X3, whose amino-acid sequence MGQETVKTRGLKRKSLHENSFSPMQRFLKQHLSVTLLCDQSWCEMKTVYSLLKPYLKRKDLQRTEVKIGKDIHLSRELEIQDVVPINILTREDAEAIKLLNMLHMIPRLESGERVREFPVFGLQEGVFVMGVIDELMYNQKGELVLHELKTRKHNSMPSSAQDKVNCFQVALYKLLFDGLVRGEVKKDHVLNQLKLRSTQVLGAGVQAHAKSIGVQVTTFEELVDALLITVSCSDLPCVDLLQLEYYHQGSSGPIGTRVAPYNEAQLRAELQHYLAYWTGQREPKGVDIEEAWKCRSCLYEQTCDWIKKGSQVSDQQAAHASSCS is encoded by the exons ATGGGGCAAGAAACAGTAAAAACGAGGGGTTTAAAGAGAAAGAGCCTCCATGAAAACAGCTTCAGCCCAATGCAACGCTTCCTCAAGCAGCATCTGAGTGTGACCCTTCTGTGTGACCAGTCTTGGTGTGAGATGAAGACTGTCTACAGTCTTTTGAAGCCATATCTCAAAAGAAAAGATCTGCAACGCACTGAGGTGAAAATCGGAAAAGATATACATTTATCAAGAG AACTGGAGATACAGGACGTTGTCCCTATAAATATCCTGACTAGAGAGGATGCAGAAGCCATCAAACTTCTCAACATGTTACACATGATTCCACGGTTAGAATCAG GGGAACGTGTGCGAGAGTTCCCAGTGTTTGGTTTGCAGGAAGGTGTTTTTGTCATGGGGGTCATAGATGAACTGATGTATAACCAGAAGGGGGAGCTGGTCCTACATGAGCTCAAgacacgcaaacacaactccaTGCCTAGTTCTGCACAAGATAAAGTCAACTGCTTTCAG GTGGCcctgtataaattgctatttgATGGACTGGTCAGAGGGGAAGTGAAAAAAGACCATGTTTTAAATCAACTTAAACTGCGTTCAACTCAAGTGCTTGGAGCAGGAGTCCAGGCCCATGCTAAAAGCATTGGGGTTCAGGTGACTACCTTTGAGGAACTGGTTGATGCCCTACTAATAACTGTGTCATGTTCTGATCTTCCATGCGTTGACCTGCTTCAGCTTGAATACTATCATCAAGGCTCTAGTGGACCCATTGGGACCAGAGTTGCTCCTTACAATGAAGCCCAGCTGCGGGCAGAGCTTCAGCATTATCTGGCCTACTGGACAGGCCAGAGGGAACCTAAAGGGGTGGACATAGAGGAGGCCTGGAAGTGCAGATCATGCCTGTATGAACAGACTTGCGATTGGATAAAGAAAGGATCACAAGTATCTGACCAACAAGCGGCTCATGCTAGCTCCTGCTCATGA
- the exo5 gene encoding exonuclease V isoform X2 translates to MDASGSQQLLDDWDDISDSEFLNIPLEQQNIDPQLPLSNETDSKHSVDFDSPSVSTSSLYNHNEEAMGQETVKTRGLKRKSLHENSFSPMQRFLKQHLSVTLLCDQSWCEMKTVYSLLKPYLKRKDLQRTEVKIGKDIHLSRELEIQDVVPINILTREDAEAIKLLNMLHMIPRLESGERVREFPVFGLQEGVFVMGVIDELMYNQKGELVLHELKTRKHNSMPSSAQDKVNCFQVALYKLLFDGLVRGEVKKDHVLNQLKLRSTQVLGAGVQAHAKSIGVQVTTFEELVDALLITVSCSDLPCVDLLQLEYYHQGSSGPIGTRVAPYNEAQLRAELQHYLAYWTGQREPKGVDIEEAWKCRSCLYEQTCDWIKKGSQVSDQQAAHASSCS, encoded by the exons ATGGATGCTTCTGGATCACAACAACTGCTCGATGACTGGGATGACATTAGCGACTCAGAATTTCTCAACATCCCTTTAGAGCAACAAAACATCG ATCCCCAGCTTCCCCTCAGTAATGAAACTGATAGTAAACACTCAGTGGACTTTGACAGCCCCAGTGTGTCCACTTCTTCGCTGTACAA CCATAACGAAGAGGCAATGGGGCAAGAAACAGTAAAAACGAGGGGTTTAAAGAGAAAGAGCCTCCATGAAAACAGCTTCAGCCCAATGCAACGCTTCCTCAAGCAGCATCTGAGTGTGACCCTTCTGTGTGACCAGTCTTGGTGTGAGATGAAGACTGTCTACAGTCTTTTGAAGCCATATCTCAAAAGAAAAGATCTGCAACGCACTGAGGTGAAAATCGGAAAAGATATACATTTATCAAGAG AACTGGAGATACAGGACGTTGTCCCTATAAATATCCTGACTAGAGAGGATGCAGAAGCCATCAAACTTCTCAACATGTTACACATGATTCCACGGTTAGAATCAG GGGAACGTGTGCGAGAGTTCCCAGTGTTTGGTTTGCAGGAAGGTGTTTTTGTCATGGGGGTCATAGATGAACTGATGTATAACCAGAAGGGGGAGCTGGTCCTACATGAGCTCAAgacacgcaaacacaactccaTGCCTAGTTCTGCACAAGATAAAGTCAACTGCTTTCAG GTGGCcctgtataaattgctatttgATGGACTGGTCAGAGGGGAAGTGAAAAAAGACCATGTTTTAAATCAACTTAAACTGCGTTCAACTCAAGTGCTTGGAGCAGGAGTCCAGGCCCATGCTAAAAGCATTGGGGTTCAGGTGACTACCTTTGAGGAACTGGTTGATGCCCTACTAATAACTGTGTCATGTTCTGATCTTCCATGCGTTGACCTGCTTCAGCTTGAATACTATCATCAAGGCTCTAGTGGACCCATTGGGACCAGAGTTGCTCCTTACAATGAAGCCCAGCTGCGGGCAGAGCTTCAGCATTATCTGGCCTACTGGACAGGCCAGAGGGAACCTAAAGGGGTGGACATAGAGGAGGCCTGGAAGTGCAGATCATGCCTGTATGAACAGACTTGCGATTGGATAAAGAAAGGATCACAAGTATCTGACCAACAAGCGGCTCATGCTAGCTCCTGCTCATGA